The DNA window ttactttaaatattttctctttatttcatgGCAATATAATGGTTGTAAAAGTGGTGTGAAGATGTGAAAGCTCTTTATTTTCCCTCTCGTATTTCCTGGCTTGTGTGGAGGTTCCTAATGTATATCTAGTTGGTGTTACTTTCTACACTTGTCTCTATGGTTTGAAGCTTTGCTCATGATTATTGTGCAATTTTtcttgtatgtttttctttaatttaatgCCCAGGTGCAGTCTTTTTGCATGTTGTGCTGCTAGATCTTCTGGTGATGATTGGAGGCTTGCTTTCATCACcttaaaattgttgttttaaaacattagaatcatagaataatggagttggaaggaaacTATTAAGGCCATTAAGTCTAACCCttcccccctgctcagtgcaggaatcacCTAATGAAAGACCCAGTTCCTAGAAGGACATATCAGGATACCCTATATCAGAATCATATTAGCCAATGCCAAATAATACCATGAAATACTGACTAAGGTTTTGAGTTTTCCAAAACTTCCTAAGGCCAAACATTAAGGGAAAAGGGATaaatgttgttgttcttaagAATATTGTTGTTTACCTATATTGGGAGGCAGGAAATTCATTTTTGTTGCAACACAGGAAACTATGAAAATATCTGTGATTTCAAAAGGGAAGATTTACAGCTATGGAAGACAATACAGTTTATTGTTTTGTATAGAAAAAACtctctttcaggaaaaaaaaaataacattctagGCCTGAGTAGACATGAAAATGGAGTAaaacttccagatttttttaatgtctcCCCACAAAGCCCATTTTTACGATTGCTGTAATTTTTAAAGGGACATGAGAGACAGCATGAGGCGAAAACCCATCTTTCCTCATTATGATAGAGATCGCTCCCCTCACAAGAGGGATTCACCTTACTTCAGGGAGTCACCAATCAGCAGGAGGGAATCTCCTCACAGCAGATCTGGCTCCAGTGTCAGCAGCAGAAGTTATTCTCCAGAGAGAAGCAAAGCCTATGCCTTCCACCAGTCCCAGCATAGCAGAAGTATGTCATCTTTACATAAAAGAAATATTTCTCAACAAGGTAAATCTGCTCCAGAGGGTTGGGGGACCCTTCAGAACAGCGTGGGAGGTGGTATGAGAGGCTACGAGAGAGGGAGTTTGCACACATCCTTCTCCATTCCAATGGATCAGAGAGTTTTCTGTCAGTGGAAGGACACCGGTTGATATAACcctatatttgttttttaattctagCTTCATTTCCCAAGTAGATGAACAGTCTGATATAACTTTGATTAACTGCATCCTTCAGTGTACTatatcttacttttaaaaatctcatccagagcaatgattcccaaccttcagtccccagatgttattagactaaaactcccagaagccttcaccactagctgtgctggccaggatttgtggtagttttagtccaagaatttGGGAACTCAaagttgagaatcactgctccagagaaagaaagaaatcttgcaATATTTGGACATATTAAACATAATGTGTCTATTAAACATAAGAATTAGACCAACACTTAATATATCAAAATCTAATTATTCTATATTTCATTTGGTTACATTTAGTGTTCCAGAGTATTCCTGTCCTTCCTGTACAAAATCCAGTGTTTTTTTGCTTAGCAAAAGCTTTTGGAGTTTCACTTCTATTCTCAGAAGTCAGACCTTTATTTAAAATGAGTTAGGGGGTATAATCCCTCACAGGATCCATGATGGTTGGATAAGCAGGTGGATAACAAGTACTTTTGCAAAGTTTCCTTTTGAACCTTTGCTATCATAATTGTATTGTTATGTTTTTCTCCTTATAGATAAAGAGAGGACAGTATCTCAGCCTTTGAAAACTTCAAGGGACGTATCCCCTTCAGGAACAACAACACCTTCAAAGGTAAATTTGAAATTTGAAAACTATAATTCACATGCAGGCAGTCTAGCTTGCATCATAGTTCTTGGTTCTAAAGTTACACAAGTAGTTTTAAGCTTTAGATACCTATACATCTGTAACATATTttctaaaatattaaatatattgatACGGATTTGGAGAAATGTTGGCAATTTCCCCCCTTGACTTActctttcaaggtggtaagaAATCCTGCATATGTTTTAAAAGTTGCTTAACTTGTGTGCTAACTTGTGAACAAGTAGTTTCATGTGAGGGGGTACTAGAGATACTAATAACCACAGTTCTGTTCTGATGTGGAGTGACACGGGAGTTATGCACTTCAGAGCATTTAGGATATTCTAAATCCAGTAGGAAGGTTTTGTAACAAAATGTGAGTGTTCTTAATGATTCCCAGAAACTGTTCCTTTCAGCTGCTTTCTAAATATAACATTGTACACAAGAACATAACAATAACGCCCACACATCTGGGTTTCTTTTTCTCGTCAGGCCTTGGACAAAAGTAGCAGATTATCAGAAAAGGAGCTTGCAGAGGCTGCAGGTAGTAGGTGGGCAGCAGACAAAGTGGAAAAAGCAGACACAAGCACTGTACCTGAAATTTCAGAGTATGATGTAAGACAAAAGAATAGCAACAGATACTTTTCTGCATGAACTCTCATCTTTGATCTTTGCCTGTCCCTTCAAGTTAGTGACCAAAGTTCGGTATTGGTCTAATAGTAGCTAATATGGTATTGTTACTGTGTGTGATTATTTAAAGTACAGTAGGTGCCCTTTTGAGCAGTCTTTGGTACCCGCAATTATGTTCTTGGAGAACTATGTCTGGCAGTTAATACAAAAATTGATCGATCTTTCTTTTTTGGCCAGAGTACGTAATTGTTTGAGTTTTATTAAGTTCTGCCTTAAATTGTAGAAAATTAAAATTTTCATTGGTTTGTATATAGCAAAAGTCTTTGTAAAGACTAGAAAGAGCTAGATTGATGACTGGCATAGCCAATTAGTGTGCATAGCTCAGCTCTAGAGCCATGGTGGTTAGCCAATCAGTGGCtaagagaaaacaagaacagTTTTCCTGTACATGACAAGGCAATACATCTCCAAAATGTTAGGAGGGTTCTTCTGGAGCAGGCACTTTGCCAACATTATCTGCCTGAATACAGCTGTTTCCCACTTCCATTTGCTGGATTCTGTCCcctgcttttctgcctttttctcttcaaTATCTGTTTGCACACTTAAGAATTGAGTGATTGTTTCCTGAATTTCTAATACAATATCTGTAACAAAGGTTAACTTTACAGTACAGGTAATAGTTAGGCAATGTTTACAGAAAGATtgataaaaagattttaaatccGGATGAATTTGATTCAGTTGATCTTTATAAATAACTTTCCACTGGTTGTAGTAATGTGGGCAgttttctctgcattttctcttttaaGTTTGCCTGTAGTATATGAAAGCTCCTTGCATATTCATTCAATGTGAATATTAATTTTGTATCTTTTGACATAAGGGCTTGCACCACATACTTTTCATTATTATACATGTCTTAAAGGCTGCAGCCCCAGAACCATTGTATGTGGAACCCCATGAAGAAACAGGTGCTGATGTAACAGGCAATAATGAGTTGTTTGAAGAAGCCCAGCATGTCACTCGCACAAAGGCAATTGCTGCAAAAACAAAGGAGATTGAGCAAGTAAGCCTGGCCTTCTATTGCTTACACCTTTGCAAATATTGTTTGTGTCTTAGTGTCAGAATTAGGTTTGCTGTTCAACTTTTGACTAGTTGTTCTTAATCATGTCATAAAGTTAAAATGCAAGaggactttgtttttaaaatttgaagcAAGTtgtgtcacttttttaaaaaaatcaaaagacaaGGTTTATCTGCCTCTGTTAATTTGACCCCTAATTGTTACAAAAACAGACCAGTGGGTGGATAGTGATATAGGGTTGATTAATGTATTACTGACAGCTGAGGGGAATGAGTActtcataggatttggagactgtgtttctgttaatgcagcctaaaatagcgtttgccctttttgtagccacatcacactgttagctcatattcagcttgtgatctacaatgattgCAAGAACCTTCATGCACATAGTATTACTGAAGCagttatcccccatcttgtaactgtgcatttggctTCTTTTTCCTAGGTATATAACTTTGCACTtcttcctgttaaatttcattttgttattttcagcccagCGCTCAAGCTTAccaagatgcttttgaattttgtttcttataGTAGGACCCTCATATTCATGGGGATCAGTTCCACAATCTATTTTGGATGCCTGACACTGCAGATATGAGAGAACCtttatataaaacatataaagaAATGGGACATAGGCCACAAGGGGGTGCCCTTGTGTGTTATATATAGGGCTGTGCAAGGCACAGATATCAATCCCGCAGATGAGGTCCTACTATAGTAGTTATTCCACCTGtatttgtgtcatctgcaaagttGATAAGAATTCCCTGCaccctctcatccaagtcattagtaAAAATGAAGAGCatctggtccagaattgagctttGTGatactccacttgttacctcctctctgtttgagaaggagccattgatgaGCACTCTCTGAATAAGACTCTATAACTGACAGTTATTCTGTCCAGCCCATACTTAGGTTACTACCAGAATGTCATAGGACacggtcaaaagctttgctgaagtcaagatatacatgTTGACTTCATTTCCATTGTCTACTAGGCAGGTTATCTGATCAAAAAAGGAGATAAAATTAATTTGACAGGATTTGTtattgacaaatccatgttggcttcttgttgttgttgcattgttttcaaggtacttgCAGAGTCGTCGCTTCATATAGAATTTTCTCTGGAGTTGCTATCAGGCTGATTGGTCTATAGTTCCTAggttttctattttgctttttttatttttatttttatttttattttttattttttgaggacAGGGACAAATTTGTTCCTCCTCtagtcatctggcacttcacacGTCctccatggttttttaaaaaagtaatggacAGTGCTTCTGAGAGTTCTTCCTCCTGTTCCTTCAGTAGTCTTGGATGCAGTTTATCCAGCCCTGGAGAACTGAACTAGTTCAAAGTAATGAGgtgttccttgactatttgtttatcagtctcaagcAGCAGTCCTGTCTTCTCTACTTGTACTTTGCCTGGAGGATTTTAGATGGTCTTTTGGGAAAATACTAAAGTAAAAATCGAACACTTCTGTCCTTCCACTGTTGTCTGTTACCATTTTTTCATCCTCACAGGATGAGCTATgttgtctctttgaaattcttaccatttatttttcaaaggtttcatccttATCTTCTTGATTGAGTGGTTGGCAGTAGTAGACttcaactaccatgttccttttatttttttacctcaATTATATTGATCCCAGATGCGCTCGATGGGACAACCAAACttatcctcctgtatttctgtgcaggaatatatatttttgatgTACAAACCTAAGGTCTAAACTAGCTCCACATACTTACACTAATCTTACATTGATATATACAGGCACTTGCCCAGTAAGATAACATCTTGCCCAAAATGACATGCTGCCCAGTGGTTTACAAGAAATCAAATCCTTGGAAGCTTACAGAATCATTACATTTGACCCACTACGTCTTTCTGTTTCTTACCTATGTGGCACAgaatttgactttttaaattttaagggcagatttttaaaaaatagttttcctGACACCAACCAGTAAGTTACTTTGAATTTGGCATCTCTTCTCCTGTCTTGCCAGCCTGTTCAGTATGTGAAAAATCACCCATTGTAAAGTATGTGTGTCTATGTTTTTGTGTCTTGTACCTTTTTTTTTAGCTTGATATTCAACCTGGTCTGCTATTTTAGTTAGAGCAAAGGGTGTGTAAAATTAATctacagaggggggaaaatacaagATCTATTAGAAATTAATGGGTGAATTTCTCTGTGGTGCATGGATAGAAGCAGGCCTTATTAAAACCCTTTGTTGAAATGAATATCTGTTTTCAATAGCAAATTGCATTCCTTCATTTCACTAAAAATGGATTGTATTGTTTCCTTGCCAGGACAATGAACTCCGCCTTTACTTAACCTCTGTCCTTCTTTAGGTGAGGTCTACATTATAACTGCTTCCTGTGTGGCCCtacaaacacaaaaacagaatTATTAATGCATTTCTAGCTTTCAAATCAATACTAGGCAAACAATATTTGTAGATTAAGCACCGCCCTTCCTGTGTTTGGCACAGAAATAAGGTTATTGTGGGACATTTTTAGGAAACAGCTTTCAGTTTTCTGCTTTTATAATAAATCATTGAAGGGTGGGTCCTTCCTGTAGTGGAAAGCAACTTATTCCTAGTTGTGCTTTGAAATATATTTAGCTatttgtcctttttaaaagatctttgaCAATCAATTAAAAgaatttaatacattttaaagggGTGTGTTATAGATTTGGTGCTTGGCAGAAAGCATTTCAGCTCATGCAATGTGGGGAGCACACTTTTTGCTGATGCCCCATCCATGGAGTTTGCAGTCTTCCCTGTTTCTTAAGGATTAGGAAATTTCTGGGTTGGTATGCAGGTTCCACATATGAGATGGAGATCAGAAAGATATTTCGTTTGCAATGTCTCCCATCTATGTAGACAAAAGcctgcctctctccctcttcccgccTCTACCAATAGGTTTTACCAAGGCCATGGATCTATTTTTAGTGGTCAAACTCAGGTATTGCTCAATCCAGTATTTTGTTTCTACATTGCTGTTAGTCCAGTAGGTATTTCAGTGAAAACCCGTTGAAGCAAAGTTTTTGGTAGGTGGCTTTTAGTAAGTCACTGTGTTGGTCTCAGTTACATGGCTGTAAGAGTATGTTATTATCCAGAATCTTTAATAACATAGTTGCTTCTTTCATACAGGCTGCATTTTATTATGCCCTAATATACAACTCTATGCCTTTATTTCCtctgattccttttttaaatgggATAAAAGTAACCATGTTGACTGTTTCATTTTGAGCACAAAAATTCTTTGCAACTTTTTCTTGACATATGGAATTATTTTACAGCACTACTAGAAACGTCCCTGGGTACCCCCGGTCCATCCTTTTGTAAAGGCCTCTACTGCGAAaataaagtaacatttaaaaaactgagTAGAAGCAATCAGCAACAAAACCCACATTGCCATATATCACAGCAACAAACAGATGTACAAGGGTTTTGCTGTGGAGAATGTATAATTTGGCAATTATGAAGTAGACTTCTGAAATCCATATACAGAATGGATTCTTCTGACAATGGTGTATCTTCTTTATTTAGACTATTTGATGAGAGGAAAATGGCTGCTCAGCATGTGTACAAGTTTAACAGTTTATACCTTTTGAACCATCTAATTAGACTAACAGCAGGACAAAGTCACTAGTTGCATTGCATTATAATTAGGTGATACTTTCATTCCATTTCCCTCCTTCCCACTGGGACACTTGCCAGGTGACTACCGTAGTGATAGTGATTGCAAATATGTGATATGAAGTAATACTTCAATATACTCAGGATGATTGAACTGTAGAAGATCAAAGTAGGTCTTATTTCTGAAGCAGATTTTTACTACAGAATGTGCTTCAGaaactatgttttaaaaaacGAATATCTGGGTCtctaatatctgtgctatgcatatttatttatttatttatttatttatttatttatttatttatttatttatttatttatatcccgcctatctagtcgattaagaccactctaggcggcttacaacaaggggtacaacaatgaataaaagcagttttacataaaagaaaCTTTCAACAATAGGGCTAAGCactaagagagagaaaagaaggggaatcaaGAATTagctgggggggaaggcctgccgaaacatcagtgtttttagttgctttttaaaatacccagtgagggggccgcgcgaatatcaggaggtaagttgttccagaggcgaggagccaccgccgagaaggcccgattggGATTCTTGCTTTTTGTGAAGATTTTGTATCGGATTAGCTAGCTTAAATTTGTTGAAACCAGTGGGAGATACTGAATATGTTTCTAGTTACATGCTTAAGAGTTTATAAAAATGGAGGGAACTGATAAAAAGATTATCCATCAATAGCTAATGGCAGATGTTCCATGTTAGACAAAGTTACTAAACCTGATCTCCATTCAGCTAATTCAGCTGTCAGATAAGACTGTAATGCTTCCGCACTTTCTTCCCATGGAACAGGGCTGTAAGTTGATGTTGTCAGTTAGAACCTAATGTTTAAATAATAACACTGAGCAAGAAATGCTATAAAGGTATGCAACCAATTTATCTGAAGGACCATTTACAATCATATGAAGCTGCAGAGGTCTTCTGATTAACTTTATAGGGCCCAAACTCCTAAGAACCATTAAAATGACCATGAGGGCCATTTCAAGGGTGATTCTGTTATTTCTGAGATGGTCCTGGGAAGTATAGATGCCCCAGTGATGGTTTTTAAAGATTATAGAAACATATTTTCTTCTATCCTTCATCTGATAGACAGTTTTATGCTGTTTCCATTGTCAATTTATGAGCATTACCTTGGCAGGGTTTTACCCAAGAAGGCAgaacagaaatgtgtattttaaatttaaaaataaaatttcatccTTGCATCCCTCTTGTAGTGAGGAAGTCCCAGAGCAGTTGAGCAGTATGGGAAAAGATATCAGGCAGAACACAAAAGTTAAACTGGAGCCCAGAAATTATTAAATCAGTAGAGAATTTGTATCATAGAATTTAAACCCTTAGTAACTACAGCAGACATTTTCTTTAGAAGGCATTCTGTACTTGTTGAAATTTTTGGACTACGAGGGACCTCCTATGGCTTAATGTATGACCCCCTGCTTTCATAGCTGCTCATATAATAGCCAATACCCACGAGCTTTCAGAACTCACTTTTACAGCCCTTCTGGCTGGTGCTGTAAACTGGCACATTTATATCACCAGGCATGGCAGCAGGAGAATAGAGGTGGGTGGGAGGACAGATGAACACCCGTGCCCAACAAGCAAGCTAGAGAGAAGAGGTGGAATGAAGAAGAGACAGGACAACTGAAGTCAACAGAGACACTAGAGAGAAGAGGTATGGGAGAGAACTGAGAGAACAGAAGTCAGGGAAGTGAGCAGAAAGCAAGGAAGAGCAAGAAGGTATGAGGGATGAATGACAAGACAGCAGAAATTTAATAACTCTCCAGGAACCAAACCTTTATTGTTCAGCCTAATGGAAAAATAGGGTTTGACTTAAAACAGCTCACTTTATAGATGTTTTCAGGAAACCAGTTAGGTTGTCAGTGCAGGGTCTGCTGTATCTTTGATTACACTTCATTTTGTTTGCCCTTAATCATCTTTGTCCAGAGAAGTAAGACCACTATCATTTCCCTGGGATTAGAAGATGGAAAAAGACACATAGTATGTCATCTGAATGCTGACGATAGCACAATCCTATTTTCTGCTGGGGAATCTTAATCCGGAATCTTGGGGTGAAAAGGTGCACACTGCCATCTTCTAATACTGTACTTCAAATTGGGAGGTGTTTAATCTGTATGTTTGAGGGGGTCCATACTACAAGTTAGCTTGCTACTTTATCGTTTATGTAGTTTGGAGTGGAGTATATACGTATGTTACTACATCTTGTTTCATGAACTTCTAAAATTACTTCTAGGTCTACAGACAAGACTGTGAAACCTTTGGTGCTGTAGTAAAGATGTTGATAGAAAAAGACCCTTCATTAGAAAAACCTATTCAGTTTTCCTTGAGACAAAACTTGCATGAGATTGGTGAAAGGTGTATTGAAGAACTTAAACACTTCATTGCAGAATATGACACTGCAAATCAAGAATTTGAAGAACCTtgaaatcaagtctccattgttCATATGTAAGTATTAATGTTAAAGGATGCTAAATGTCTTTCAACACCTTATCACAGAATTTTATCTCCTCATGAAATGTAATAAATGCCGAACGCTGTATAATGTGTTTGCTGTTCTGACAAGAAAATTATTTCATGATTTCCTTCTGAAAACCAGTGCGCTTGAGACAGTGTTacagtcattttttaaatctcagtctgcaaattTGTACATTCCGTTTGACTTTAGAGATACTCCAGTATGGAAACAGGTTACTATTTGAATACATTGGACAGTTTTGTAATTTTATTAATACTGACTCCAggactgtatatacagtataactgTATTTATGTATATTTACATTTGTTGTGATTAGGAAGAATAGGCATTTGATGTTCCATTTGTAATTTGAGTAAACAATTGCTTGAACATAATCACCAAGCATCTCCTTTTGTTTAGCATTTTTTGTAAATTGAAATGGCCTGTAATTAAAATAATTCTAATTCAGTTTGAGAATTTGCATTTTCTTGATATagttcatgtacagtggtgccccgcttgacgcttaccccgcatgacattgAAATTGCTTAAcagtgactttttgcgatcgcaaaatgatggttccaatggagaaaatctgcatta is part of the Pogona vitticeps strain Pit_001003342236 chromosome 5, PviZW2.1, whole genome shotgun sequence genome and encodes:
- the PPHLN1 gene encoding periphilin-1 isoform X3 gives rise to the protein MAYRSNEMWSDERYDCERLPRERLPPRPDEPESYLPFQHEVYSMRFYRDDYHRVVNFPPKKTPLPERPAEGRYSRYEYSHAPVGYRDYGEGRGFERRSGPPHRIDDPGYRWPRDDHPPSRQLDYRDMRDSMRRKPIFPHYDRDRSPHKRDSPYFRESPISRRESPHSRSGSSVSSRSYSPERSKAYAFHQSQHSRSMSSLHKRNISQQDKERTVSQPLKTSRDVSPSGTTTPSKALDKSSRLSEKELAEAAGSRWAADKVEKADTSTVPEISEYDAAAPEPLYVEPHEETGADVTGNNELFEEAQHVTRTKAIAAKTKEIEQVYRQDCETFGAVVKMLIEKDPSLEKPIQFSLRQNLHEIGERCIEELKHFIAEYDTANQEFEEP
- the PPHLN1 gene encoding periphilin-1 isoform X2: MWSDERYDCERLPRERLPPRPDGMQYAFDSIQLQEPESYLPFQHEVYSMRFYRDDYHRVVNFPPKKTPLPERPAEGRYSRYEYSHAPVGYRDYGEGRGFERRSGPPHRIDDPGYRWPRDDHPPSRQLDYRDMRDSMRRKPIFPHYDRDRSPHKRDSPYFRESPISRRESPHSRSGSSVSSRSYSPERSKAYAFHQSQHSRSMSSLHKRNISQQDKERTVSQPLKTSRDVSPSGTTTPSKALDKSSRLSEKELAEAAGSRWAADKVEKADTSTVPEISEYDAAAPEPLYVEPHEETGADVTGNNELFEEAQHVTRTKAIAAKTKEIEQVYRQDCETFGAVVKMLIEKDPSLEKPIQFSLRQNLHEIGERCIEELKHFIAEYDTANQEFEEP
- the PPHLN1 gene encoding periphilin-1 isoform X13 — encoded protein: MAYRSNEMWSDERYDCERLPRERLPPRPDGMQYAFDSIQLQDDYHRVVNFPPKKTPLPERPAEGRYSRYEYSHAPVGYRDYGEGRGFERRSGPPHRIDDPGYRWPRDDHPPSRQLDYRDRSPHKRDSPYFRESPISRRESPHSRSGSSVSSRSYSPERSKAYAFHQSQHSRSMSSLHKRNISQQDKERTVSQPLKTSRDVSPSGTTTPSKALDKSSRLSEKELAEAAGSRWAADKVEKADTSTVPEISEYDAAAPEPLYVEPHEETGADVTGNNELFEEAQHVTRTKAIAAKTKEIEQVYRQDCETFGAVVKMLIEKDPSLEKPIQFSLRQNLHEIGERCIEELKHFIAEYDTANQEFEEP
- the PPHLN1 gene encoding periphilin-1 isoform X18, with the translated sequence MWSDERYDCERLPRERLPPRPDDDYHRVVNFPPKKTPLPERPAEGRYSRYEYSHAPVGYRDYGEGRGFERRSGPPHRIDDPGYRWPRDDHPPSRQLDYRDRSPHKRDSPYFRESPISRRESPHSRSGSSVSSRSYSPERSKAYAFHQSQHSRSMSSLHKRNISQQDKERTVSQPLKTSRDVSPSGTTTPSKALDKSSRLSEKELAEAAGSRWAADKVEKADTSTVPEISEYDAAAPEPLYVEPHEETGADVTGNNELFEEAQHVTRTKAIAAKTKEIEQVYRQDCETFGAVVKMLIEKDPSLEKPIQFSLRQNLHEIGERCIEELKHFIAEYDTANQEFEEP
- the PPHLN1 gene encoding periphilin-1 isoform X16, which gives rise to MAYRSNEMWSDERYDCERLPRERLPPRPDDDYHRVVNFPPKKTPLPERPAEGRYSRYEYSHAPVGYRDYGEGRGFERRSGPPHRIDDPGYRWPRDDHPPSRQLDYRDRSPHKRDSPYFRESPISRRESPHSRSGSSVSSRSYSPERSKAYAFHQSQHSRSMSSLHKRNISQQDKERTVSQPLKTSRDVSPSGTTTPSKALDKSSRLSEKELAEAAGSRWAADKVEKADTSTVPEISEYDAAAPEPLYVEPHEETGADVTGNNELFEEAQHVTRTKAIAAKTKEIEQVYRQDCETFGAVVKMLIEKDPSLEKPIQFSLRQNLHEIGERCIEELKHFIAEYDTANQEFEEP
- the PPHLN1 gene encoding periphilin-1 isoform X5, whose translation is MAYRSNEMWSDERYDCERLPRERLPPRPDGMQYAFDSIQLQEPESYLPFQHEVYSMRFYRDDYHRVVNFPPKKTPLPERPAEGRYSRYEYSHAPVGYRDYGEGRGFERRSGPPHRIDDPGYRWPRDDHPPSRQLDYRDRSPHKRDSPYFRESPISRRESPHSRSGSSVSSRSYSPERSKAYAFHQSQHSRSMSSLHKRNISQQDKERTVSQPLKTSRDVSPSGTTTPSKALDKSSRLSEKELAEAAGSRWAADKVEKADTSTVPEISEYDAAAPEPLYVEPHEETGADVTGNNELFEEAQHVTRTKAIAAKTKEIEQVYRQDCETFGAVVKMLIEKDPSLEKPIQFSLRQNLHEIGERCIEELKHFIAEYDTANQEFEEP